A window of the Zeugodacus cucurbitae isolate PBARC_wt_2022May chromosome 4, idZeuCucr1.2, whole genome shotgun sequence genome harbors these coding sequences:
- the LOC128921595 gene encoding vitelline membrane protein Vm26Ab-like, which translates to MFKLFSVCFLALFAVAFGAAKPGLLAAPLAYSAPLAYSAPLAAAPLAHAYAAPVAAAYSAPLAYTAGYAGYVAPYASSYNAHSIAHSAAFPAAYAAPVVAAPAPVVAAAPAVAVLKK; encoded by the exons atgttcaaattg TTCTCAGTCTGCTTCTTGGCTCTCTTCGCTGTTGCTTTCGGTGCTGCTAAACCCGGTCTCTTGGCTGCTCCATTGGCTTACTCTGCCCCATTGGCATACTCCGCTCCATTGGCTGCTGCCCCTCTTGCTCATGCTTATGCCGCTCCAGTCGCTGCTGCTTACTCCGCTCCTCTGGCCTACACCGCCGGATATGCTGGTTACGTCGCACCCTACGCCAGCAGCTACAATGCTCACTCGATCGCCCACTCTGCCGCTTTCCCAGCTGCCTATGCTGCTCCAGTAGTTGCCGCCCCAGCCCCAGTGGTCGCTGCCGCCCCAGCAGTCGCTGTATTGAAGAAATAG
- the LOC105214464 gene encoding pupal cuticle protein C1B-like, producing MFKLFAVCFLALFAVAFGAAKPGLLAAPLAYSAPLAAAPIAHAYAAPVAAAYSAPLAYTAGYAGYVAPYASSYNAHSIAHSAAFPAAYAAPVVAAPAPVVAAAPAVAVLRK from the exons ATGTTCAAATTG tttGCTGTCTGCTTCTTGGCTCTCTTCGCTGTTGCCTTTGGTGCTGCTAAGCCCGGTCTCTTGGCTGCTCCATTGGCATACTCCGCGCCATTAGCTGCTGCCCCCATTGCTCACGCTTATGCCGCTCCAGTCGCCGCTGCTTACTCCGCTCCCCTCGCCTACACCGCCGGATATGCTGGTTACGTCGCTCCCTACGCCAGCAGTTACAATGCTCACTCGATCGCCCACTCCGCCGCTTTCCCAGCTGCCTATGCTGCTCCAGTAGTTGCCGCCCCAGCCCCAGTCGTCGCTGCTGCCCCAGCTGTCGCTGTCTTGCGCAAATAA
- the LOC105214462 gene encoding vitelline membrane protein Vm26Ab-like yields MFKLFAVCFLALFAVAFGAAKPGLLAAPLAYSAPLAAAPLAAAYAAPVAAAYSAPLAYTAGYAGYVAPYASSYNAHSIAHSAAFPAAYAAPVVAASAPLVAAAPAVAVLRK; encoded by the exons atgttcaaattg TTCGCTGTCTGCTTCTTGGCTCTCTTCGCTGTTGCCTTCGGTGCTGCTAAGCCCGGTTTGTTGGCTGCTCCATTGGCTTACTCCGCTCCGTTAGCTGCTGCTCCTCTTGCTGCTGCCTATGCCGCTCCAGTCGCCGCTGCTTACTCCGCTCCTCTGGCCTACACCGCCGGATATGCTGGTTACGTTGCACCCTACGCCAGCAGCTACAATGCTCACTCGATCGCCCACTCCGCCGCTTTCCCAGCTGCATATGCTGCTCCAGTAGTTGCCGCCTCAGCTCCATTAGTCGCTGCTGCTCCAGCTGTCGCTGTCCTGCGCAAATAG
- the LOC105214461 gene encoding pupal cuticle protein C1B-like produces MFKLFAVCFLALFAVAFGAAKPGLLAAPLAYSAPLAAAPIAHAYAAPVAAAYSAPLAYTAGYAGYVAPYASSYNAHSIAHSAAFPAAYAAPVVAAPAPVVAAAPAVAVLRK; encoded by the exons atgttcaaattg ttcGCTGTCTGCTTCTTGGCTCTCTTCGCTGTTGCCTTCGGTGCTGCTAAGCCCGGTTTGTTGGCTGCTCCATTGGCTTACTCTGCTCCATTAGCTGCTGCCCCCATTGCTCATGCTTATGCTGCTCCAGTCGCCGCTGCTTACTCTGCTCCCCTTGCCTACACCGCCGGATATGCTGGTTACGTTGCACCCTATGCCAGCAGCTACAATGCTCACTCGATCGCACACTCCGCCGCTTTCCCAGCTGCCTATGCTGCTCCAGTAGTTGCTGCCCCAGCCCCAGTGGTCGCTGCCGCACCAGCTGTCGCTGTCTTGCGCAAATAG
- the LOC105214460 gene encoding pupal cuticle protein C1B-like, with protein MFKLFAVCFLALFAVAFGAAKPGLLAAPLAYSAPLAAAPIAHAYAAPVAAAYSAPLAYTTGYAGYVAPYASSYNAHSIAHSAAFPAAYAAPVVAAPAPVVAAAPAVAVLRK; from the exons atgttcaaattg TTCGCTGTCTGCTTCTTGGCTCTCTTCGCTGTTGCCTTCGGTGCTGCTAAGCCCGGTTTGTTGGCTGCTCCATTGGCATACTCCGCTCCATTGGCTGCTGCCCCCATTGCTCATGCTTATGCTGCTCCAGTCGCCGCTGCTTACTCCGCTCCTCTGGCCTACACCACCGGATATGCCGGTTACGTCGCACCCTACGCCAGCAGCTACAATGCTCACTCGATCGCCCACTCCGCCGCTTTCCCAGCTGCCTATGCTGCTCCAGTAGTTGCCGCCCCAGCCCCAGTGGTCGCTGCTGCTCCAGCTGTCGCTGTCTTGCGCAAATAA
- the LOC114804250 gene encoding pupal cuticle protein C1B-like, giving the protein MFKLFAVCFLAIFAVAFGAAKPGLLAAPLAYSAPLAAAPLAHAYAAPVAAAYSAPLAYTAGYAGYVAPYASSYNAHSIAHSAAFPAAYAAPVVAAPAPVVAAAPAVAVLRK; this is encoded by the exons atgttcaaattg ttCGCTGTCTGCTTCTTGGCTATCTTCGCTGTTGCCTTCGGTGCTGCTAAGCCCGGTTTGTTGGCTGCTCCATTGGCATACTCCGCTCCATTGGCTGCTGCCCCTCTTGCTCATGCTTATGCCGCTCCAGTCGCCGCTGCTTACTCAGCTCCCCTCGCCTACACCGCCGGATATGCTGGTTACGTCGCACCCTACGCCAGCAGCTACAATGCTCACTCGATCGCCCACTCCGCCGCTTTCCCAGCTGCATATGCTGCTCCAGTAGTTGCTGCCCCAGCCCCAGTGGTCGCTGCTGCCCCAGCTGTCGCTGTCTTGCGCAAATAG
- the LOC128921562 gene encoding cuticle protein 38-like has translation MEFGIKASALQTIDITIRLPLRLQRSQKLKIIKMFKLFAVCFLSIFAVAFGAAKPGLLAAPLAYSAPLAAAPLAHAYATPVAAAYSAPLAYTAGYAGYVAPYASSYNAHSVAHSAAFPAAYAAPVVAAPAPVVAAAPAVAVLRK, from the exons ATGGAATTTGGTATAAAAGCAAGTGCCCTCCAAACTATCGATATCACAATTCGTTTACCTCTTCGCTTGCAAAGAAgtcaaaaactcaaaattatcaaaatgttcaaattg TTCGCTGTCTGCTTCTTGTCTATCTTCGCTGTTGCCTTCGGTGCTGCTAAGCCCGGTTTGTTGGCTGCTCCATTGGCTTATTCTGCCCCATTAGCTGCTGCCCCTCTTGCTCATGCTTACGCCACTCCAGTCGCCGCTGCTTACTCCGCTCCCCTCGCCTACACCGCCGGATATGCTGGTTACGTCGCACCCTACGCCAGCAGCTACAATGCTCACTCGGTCGCCCACTCCGCCGCTTTTCCAGCTGCCTATGCTGCTCCAGTAGTTGCTGCCCCAGCCCCAGTGGTCGCTGCTGCTCCAGCTGTCGCTGTCTTGCGCAAATAA
- the LOC128921565 gene encoding vitelline membrane protein Vm26Ab-like — MFKLFAVCFLALFAVAFGAAKPGLLAAPLAYSAPLAAAPIAHAYAAPVAAAYSAPLAYTTGYAGYVAPYASSYNAHSIAHSAAFPAAYAAPVVAAPAPVVAAAPAVAVLKK, encoded by the exons atgttcAAATTG TTCGCTGTCTGCTTCTTGGCCCTCTTCGCTGTTGCCTTCGGTGCTGCTAAGCCCGGTTTGTTGGCTGCTCCATTGGCTTACTCTGCTCCATTAGCTGCTGCTCCCATTGCTCACGCTTATGCCGCTCCAGTCGCCGCTGCTTACTCCGCTCCTCTGGCCTACACCACCGGATATGCTGGTTACGTTGCACCCTACGCCAGCAGCTACAATGCTCACTCGATCGCTCACTCCGCCGCTTTCCCAGCTGCCTATGCTGCTCCAGTAGTCGCCGCCCCAGCCCCAGTGGTCGCTGCTGCCCCAGCAGTCGCTGTATTGAAGAAATAG
- the LOC105214925 gene encoding cuticle protein 16.5 has translation MFKLFAVCFVALFACAFGAAKPAFLASPLAYSAPLAAAPVAAAYHAGYAPYIAPYASSYTAHGVAHAAAFPAAYAAAPYVASYAAPAVVPAARFVAPAAHVVAAAPAPVVAAAPAVAAAPAVAAVPVVKK, from the exons atgttcaaattg TTCGCTGTCTGCTTTGTAGCTCTCTTCGCCTGTGCTTTCGGTGCGGCCAAACCCGCGTTCCTGGCTTCACCATTGGCCTACTCCGCACCACTGGCCGCCGCTCCTGTTGCCGCTGCTTACCACGCCGGTTATGCACCCTACATCGCTCCCTACGCTAGCAGCTACACCGCTCACGGCGTCGCCCACGCTGCTGCCTTCCCCGCTGCCTACGCTGCCGCTCCATATGTAGCCTCATATGCTGCTCCAGCTGTAGTTCCCGCCGCACGTTTCGTCGCCCCAGCTGCTCATGTAGTTGCCGCCGCTCCCGCTCCCGTCGTTGCCGCTGCCCCCGCAGTTGCCGCAGCCCCAGCTGTCGCTGCTGTTCCAGTTGTGAAGAAATAA
- the LOC105214926 gene encoding uncharacterized protein LOC105214926: MFKFFALCLFAVIACVAAKPQVIAAPVAYTAAYSAPVVAASPYTAAYTAAYTSPYAAAYSYPYAAYSYPYATAFLR, from the exons atgTTCAAATTC TTCGCCCTCTGCCTGTTCGCCGTGATCGCTTGTGTTGCCGCCAAACCGCAAGTGATTGCTGCTCCAGTGGCCTATACAGCCGCTTATTCGGCTCCAGTAGTGGCAGCCTCCCCCTACACCGCTGCTTACACGGCCGCTTACACGTCGCCCTACGCCGCCGCCTACTCCTATCCATATGCTGCATACAGTTATCCTTATGCCACCGCTTTCCTGCGTTAA